GGTCAGCCTGGGTGACGTCTACGAGCAAATACTCAATGACCTGAGAAGCGCCGGGAATGCGGGCGAGTTTTACACGCCACGGGCGATCACGCAGTTCATGGTGGACCGCGTCAATCCTCGACTGGAGAAACGGCAGAAGGTCATGGACCCAGCCTGCGGCACGGGCGGGTTCTTAACTGCCGTCATCGATCACTTCCGCAAGCAGCTCACGGCCAAATCGAGCGCCGACGACACGCGTGCGATTGAGAAACTCATTCGTGGCATCGAAAAGAAGCAGCTCCCACATCTCCTCTGCACCACCAATGTGCTGCTGCACGGGATCGACGTGCCCAGTCAAATCGAACACCGGAACACCCTTGGCATCGGTTGGAACGAATGGAGCGCCCACGACAAGGTGGAGTGTCTCATCACGAACCCTCCATTCGGTGGGTACGAGGATGACTCGGTAGGGGGCGACTACCCGGCCGATTTCCGCACCCGCGAGACAGCGGATATGTTCATTGCGCTTATCATTAAAAAGCTTCTCAAGGAGAACGGCCGCGCCGCCGTGGTGCTGCCCGATGGGTTTTTGTTCGGGGACGGCATCAAAGGTACGTTAAAGCGGCTGCTATTGCGCGATTGCAATCTGCACACCATCATCCGCCTGCCCAAGGGCGTGTTTGCCCCTTACACCACCATTAAGACCAATCTGCTGTTCTTCACCAAAGGCACAGTGGTTGATGACGGCACAGAACATTTCCACACCGATATTATCTGGTTCTACGAGCACCCCTATCCACCCGGCTACAAGAGCTACTCTAAGACCAAGCCCATCCGCTTCGAGGAATTCAAACCCGAGCAGGAGTGGTGGGGGAGCGAGGACAATGATTTTACCGACCGAGTGGAAAACGAATTCGCCTGGAAGGTGGATTTCAAAACCAAGCGCGAACAAGCAGAGGCCGCTGCCCGACCGCATTGGCAACGCGCCGAAGAACTAAACAACCAAGCCTCCGCACTGGAAGGCCAGGCCCGCAAATTGCGCAATGGCCTCGTGGGCAGTACCGACGCAACGCACCGCGAAAAGGTCGAAGGCCAGATCGTGTCTCTGCGCGAGCAGGCCGAACCGCTACGCCTGCAGGCCCGCGACGCTAAGGCATCCGGAGACCGACTCTACTGGCCTATCTACAACCTCGACCTCAAAAACCCCACCGCACCGGAAGAAGAAACTCACGACCCCGACGTACTGTTAGAAAAGTACAAAATCCTGCTCGGCCAGATTGAGGAGACGGAAGCCCAGCTGAAGAGCGAACTGGCCGCTGCAATGGCGCATCACTTCGCAGACGAGGACGCCTGATGGATGCACAGCAGTTCATAGGCGAGTTTAGACATATTGCAAATGCGCCGGGGGGGGTGGGGCGGCTTCGGGGGCTAGTTCTTCAGTTGGCGATAAGCGGTCGACTTACAGAGGAAAAAGCTGGCGATGTATCCGCAGGGGAACTAATTAAACGCAATCAAAGTCTTCAGCGTGAGCTAATTTCGCGTCGAGAGTTAAAACGCCAGCCTGCGCCTCGCCCTGTAGCAGAGGCGAAAATACCTTGGAAGCTGCCAACCAGCTGGAGGTGGACACGCCTTGGTGCCGTAACGAACTACGGAGATGCGCTGAAAGTCGGATATTCAGATGTCGGGGAACACACCTGGGTTCTTGAGCTAGAGGATGTTGAAAAAGGAACGTCCAAGCTACTCACTAGAGTCCTCGCCAAAGATAGAAAATTCAAGAGCACAAAGAACGGTTTCCCGGCTGGCGCAGTGCTATACGGAAAACTGCGACCTTATCTCGACAAGGTCCTGATCGCAGACTCCCCCGGTGTCTGTACAACAGAAATAAACCCCATTTCGTTCTTTGATGGCATAGCCGCCGCCTACCTCCGCTGGTACCTCAAGTCACCATACTTTATAGCTTATGCCAGCGGTTCCACCCATGGAATGAACCTTCCGCGCCTGGGAACAGACTCTGTGCGCGAGGCCTTGTTTCCATTCCCGCCAAAGGAAGACCAAGGCCGCATCGTTGCAAAAGTCGATGAACTCATGGCCCTATGTGACAAGTTGGAAACGCAGCAGCAAGAGCGTCGCAAATTGCAAAACGCCGTTCGCCAATCCTCGCTGCATGCCGTTGCCAACGCCCAAAGCCCCCACGAACTGCGACTTGCCTGGGCGAGACTGGAAACCAACTTCTGGCAGTTGTTTACCCAGCCAGAGGATGTAGATCAATTTAAGGGCATGGTGCTTGATCTGGCGGTGACTGGACAGTTGCTTCCCCCGGAACAACATGCGGCCTCTAGCGGGGCAGAATTATTAGCAGCCATTGAGGCTAAACGAGTCAAATGGGCAAGCAATGCCACGGACCAAGAGAAAAAAGAAGCGCATACAATGCTGAAGAAGCTGCGCACCCATACTGTGACCCAGCCTATAGACCAGTTACCTCGACACTGGAGTTGGGCATCTTTGCTCCAAATATCACAAGCCTTGGTGGATTGCCACAATAAGACGGCGCCTTATGTTTCCGACGGCGTCCATCTTGTCCGTACAACCGACATCCGCAATGGACGGATGGATCTGACAAACACGAAGAAAATTTCCCAAGAGACCTATGAATACTGGGCAAGGCGCATGCCTCCTCGTCCTGGGGACATCTTCTTCACACGCGAGGCACCGATGGGTGAGGCCGCAATCGTCCCGGAGGGGGAAAAGGTCTGCCTTGGACAAAGAACGATGTTGATACGCCTTTTCCCGGCACTTTTCAGCAATCGCTTCCTCCTGTACGTCATTCTCAGTCCTAGTTTCCAAGCTCGGATGATTGAGGCTGCGAT
Above is a window of Candidatus Nitrospira neomarina DNA encoding:
- a CDS encoding class I SAM-dependent DNA methyltransferase, whose product is MNLSSTIKSIQDIMRKDDGVDGDAQRIGQLSWMLFLKVFDQREEEWEDDNPAYESPLPQQFRWRNWAAYKADAEGKKQPQIQGSELLGFVNNQLFPTLKEQIEPSKSPMHQVIKRVFEDANNYMKSGPLMLAVIEKLEEAINFHDLKTRVSLGDVYEQILNDLRSAGNAGEFYTPRAITQFMVDRVNPRLEKRQKVMDPACGTGGFLTAVIDHFRKQLTAKSSADDTRAIEKLIRGIEKKQLPHLLCTTNVLLHGIDVPSQIEHRNTLGIGWNEWSAHDKVECLITNPPFGGYEDDSVGGDYPADFRTRETADMFIALIIKKLLKENGRAAVVLPDGFLFGDGIKGTLKRLLLRDCNLHTIIRLPKGVFAPYTTIKTNLLFFTKGTVVDDGTEHFHTDIIWFYEHPYPPGYKSYSKTKPIRFEEFKPEQEWWGSEDNDFTDRVENEFAWKVDFKTKREQAEAAARPHWQRAEELNNQASALEGQARKLRNGLVGSTDATHREKVEGQIVSLREQAEPLRLQARDAKASGDRLYWPIYNLDLKNPTAPEEETHDPDVLLEKYKILLGQIEETEAQLKSELAAAMAHHFADEDA
- a CDS encoding restriction endonuclease subunit S; translation: MDAQQFIGEFRHIANAPGGVGRLRGLVLQLAISGRLTEEKAGDVSAGELIKRNQSLQRELISRRELKRQPAPRPVAEAKIPWKLPTSWRWTRLGAVTNYGDALKVGYSDVGEHTWVLELEDVEKGTSKLLTRVLAKDRKFKSTKNGFPAGAVLYGKLRPYLDKVLIADSPGVCTTEINPISFFDGIAAAYLRWYLKSPYFIAYASGSTHGMNLPRLGTDSVREALFPFPPKEDQGRIVAKVDELMALCDKLETQQQERRKLQNAVRQSSLHAVANAQSPHELRLAWARLETNFWQLFTQPEDVDQFKGMVLDLAVTGQLLPPEQHAASSGAELLAAIEAKRVKWASNATDQEKKEAHTMLKKLRTHTVTQPIDQLPRHWSWASLLQISQALVDCHNKTAPYVSDGVHLVRTTDIRNGRMDLTNTKKISQETYEYWARRMPPRPGDIFFTREAPMGEAAIVPEGEKVCLGQRTMLIRLFPALFSNRFLLYVILSPSFQARMIEAAIGMTVKHLRVGGVENLMVPVPPKFEQDLIAEQVEHLFQGCDSYAVQLGKRQKLAANFAISSVANLAGFSGEQEEEDFVKAPETELIAPLRLGQSPDVKAQAPLATLLIRHNGEMSATDLWQRFGGEIDAFYAQLKTEVAHGWIQEPVVAEVREKADDTARV